From Streptomyces fungicidicus, one genomic window encodes:
- a CDS encoding AAA family ATPase: MLLWINGPFGGGKTQTAHEIRRRLPGSVVCDPEHPGFGLNRMLPPGLRGDFQDLRSWRQGVVEVLDLTLTRHEGVVIAPMTVTDPGHFAETVGRLRELGHDVHHFTLLAERETVLRRLRERGLGRLLGSVLGNAALRRESWAVRRLDDCLERLREPEFAEHLWTDRVTVPRTADRIAVLAGLTLRPNHEGRLRTRLRQAGVGIRHIRLD; the protein is encoded by the coding sequence ATGCTTCTGTGGATCAACGGGCCCTTCGGGGGCGGCAAGACGCAGACCGCACATGAGATACGGCGCCGTCTGCCGGGCAGCGTCGTCTGCGACCCGGAGCATCCGGGGTTCGGCCTGAACCGCATGCTGCCGCCCGGACTGCGCGGCGACTTCCAGGACTTGAGGTCCTGGCGGCAGGGCGTGGTCGAGGTCCTCGACCTGACCCTCACCCGGCACGAGGGCGTGGTGATCGCGCCGATGACCGTCACCGATCCCGGGCACTTCGCGGAGACCGTGGGCCGGCTGCGCGAACTCGGCCACGACGTCCACCACTTCACCCTCCTCGCCGAGCGCGAGACGGTGCTGCGGCGGCTGCGGGAGCGCGGCCTCGGCCGCCTCCTCGGGTCGGTCCTGGGCAACGCCGCCCTCCGCCGGGAGAGCTGGGCGGTGCGGCGGCTCGACGACTGCCTGGAGCGGCTGCGCGAGCCGGAGTTCGCCGAGCACCTGTGGACGGACCGCGTCACGGTGCCGAGAACGGCCGACCGCATCGCCGTGCTCGCCGGCCTGACGCTGCGCCCCAACCACGAGGGCCGGCTGCGGACCCGGCTGCGGCAGGCGGGCGTGGGCATCCGGCACATCCGCCTCGACTGA
- a CDS encoding DUF5937 family protein, with protein sequence MGVHIDISGLRPEQVAVVPSPLAELGMALHALSEPGHHPGLQAWATGVTARLDPHLADRMCEADFLWRSTFSDLFLPCAGVPGRTTLPGGTLAEDLDLLDKLSDEQFVDAALEFTCALPYGLPGAGPLTDAGLRRRSLELAAARGPRQTEFTERLLSDPPGIRGRLRQFLEDCDEAFFAETWSRLRHQLAADTRHKTDLLRHKGPAGALTAVSPAVTVDEAAGRITVDKLGEGRTATGDGGLLLIPTSLGWPHLMVLHRYGWQPVLHYPVGSPELAAPQTVGQLALRMTALSHPVRMRMCRNLARSAYTTSELAQAHGMTAPEISRHLGVLKKAGLLTTRRRGRYVLHQLDVTVVARLGSDFLEGILR encoded by the coding sequence ATGGGCGTGCACATCGACATCTCGGGGCTGCGGCCGGAACAGGTCGCCGTCGTGCCCTCCCCGCTGGCGGAGCTGGGCATGGCGCTGCACGCGCTGTCCGAGCCGGGACACCACCCGGGGCTGCAGGCCTGGGCGACCGGCGTGACCGCACGCCTGGACCCGCACCTCGCGGACCGGATGTGCGAGGCGGACTTCCTGTGGCGCAGCACGTTCTCGGACCTGTTCCTGCCGTGCGCCGGCGTTCCGGGCCGCACCACGCTCCCGGGCGGCACCCTCGCGGAGGACCTGGACCTGCTGGACAAGCTGTCCGACGAGCAGTTCGTGGACGCCGCCCTGGAGTTCACCTGCGCGCTCCCCTACGGCCTGCCGGGCGCCGGGCCGCTCACCGACGCGGGGCTGAGGCGCCGCTCGCTGGAGCTGGCCGCCGCGCGGGGGCCGCGCCAGACGGAGTTCACCGAGCGGCTGCTGTCCGACCCGCCGGGGATCCGGGGCCGGCTCCGGCAGTTCCTCGAGGACTGCGACGAGGCTTTCTTCGCCGAGACCTGGTCCCGGCTGCGGCACCAGCTCGCAGCGGACACCCGCCACAAGACCGACCTGCTCCGGCACAAGGGGCCGGCCGGGGCGCTGACGGCGGTGTCGCCCGCGGTGACGGTCGACGAGGCCGCGGGGCGGATCACCGTGGACAAGTTGGGCGAGGGCCGGACGGCCACGGGCGACGGCGGGCTGCTGCTGATCCCGACCAGCCTCGGCTGGCCGCACCTGATGGTGCTGCACCGGTACGGCTGGCAGCCGGTGCTGCACTACCCGGTCGGCTCCCCGGAGCTGGCCGCCCCGCAGACGGTCGGGCAGCTGGCCCTGCGGATGACCGCGCTGTCCCACCCGGTCCGTATGCGCATGTGCCGGAACCTCGCCCGCAGCGCGTACACCACCAGTGAGCTGGCCCAGGCGCACGGTATGACGGCGCCGGAGATATCCCGGCACCTGGGCGTGCTGAAGAAGGCCGGCCTGCTCACCACGCGCCGCCGCGGGCGGTATGTGCTGCACCAGCTGGACGTGACGGTCGTGGCGCGGCTCGGCAGCGACTTCCTGGAGGGGATCCTGCGCTGA
- a CDS encoding threonine aldolase family protein: MTETTDGTDEARTGDERGHEDERGQGDAAGTAAAPTSRERRIAAWRSAPRVLARLGFLAPLGERLALLAAAGDVYDLDETSDIYGNGVVEALEKRVAELLGTEAAAFFPTGTMAQQVALRCWAGRTGDPAVALHPLSHPEVYERNAFSQVSGLRPVRITNEPRLPTAAEVRDFEEPFGALMLELPLRDAGFVLPTWEELTGVVDAAREREAVVHFDGARLWECTEHFGRPLEEIAGLADSVYVSFYKSLDAFGGAALAGPATLVDEARAWRHRYGGNVFQQFPTALSALIGLERELPRLPEYVRHARVVAGALREGLEAGGLPWFRVHPEVPHTHDFQVWLPYEAEVAAEVAIAVAEETGAVLFANHWDAKGPGLSFTEVYVRAAGLEWTADDVRGAAVQFARRLVQA, translated from the coding sequence ATGACGGAAACGACGGACGGCACCGACGAGGCACGGACCGGGGACGAGCGGGGCCACGAGGACGAGCGGGGCCAGGGGGACGCGGCGGGCACGGCGGCGGCGCCGACGTCCCGCGAGCGGCGGATAGCCGCCTGGCGCAGCGCCCCGCGGGTGCTCGCCCGCCTCGGCTTCCTCGCCCCGCTCGGCGAGCGGCTGGCCCTGCTGGCGGCGGCGGGCGACGTGTACGACCTCGACGAGACGTCCGACATCTACGGCAACGGCGTCGTCGAGGCGCTGGAGAAGCGGGTCGCGGAGCTGCTGGGCACCGAGGCCGCCGCGTTCTTCCCGACCGGCACCATGGCCCAGCAGGTGGCCCTGCGCTGCTGGGCCGGCCGCACCGGCGACCCGGCGGTGGCCCTGCATCCGCTCAGCCACCCGGAGGTGTACGAGCGCAACGCGTTCAGCCAGGTCAGCGGGTTGCGTCCGGTGCGGATCACGAACGAGCCCCGGCTGCCGACCGCCGCCGAGGTACGCGACTTCGAGGAGCCCTTCGGGGCGCTGATGCTGGAACTTCCGCTGCGGGACGCCGGTTTCGTGCTGCCCACCTGGGAGGAGCTGACCGGGGTGGTGGACGCCGCGCGGGAACGCGAGGCGGTCGTCCACTTCGACGGGGCCAGGCTGTGGGAGTGCACCGAGCACTTCGGGCGGCCGCTGGAGGAGATCGCCGGTCTCGCGGACAGCGTCTACGTGTCGTTCTACAAGTCCCTCGACGCCTTCGGCGGCGCGGCCCTCGCCGGGCCCGCGACGCTGGTCGACGAGGCGAGGGCCTGGCGGCACCGGTACGGGGGCAACGTCTTCCAGCAGTTCCCGACCGCGCTGTCCGCGCTGATCGGCCTGGAGCGGGAACTGCCCCGGCTGCCGGAGTACGTCCGCCACGCGCGCGTGGTGGCCGGGGCGCTGCGGGAGGGGCTGGAGGCCGGGGGGCTGCCCTGGTTCCGGGTGCATCCGGAGGTGCCGCACACTCACGACTTCCAGGTGTGGCTGCCGTACGAGGCGGAGGTGGCCGCCGAGGTGGCGATCGCGGTGGCGGAGGAGACGGGGGCGGTGCTCTTCGCGAACCACTGGGACGCCAAGGGGCCGGGGTTGTCCTTCACGGAGGTGTACGTGCGGGCGGCGGGCCTCGAGTGGACCGCCGACGACGTACGCGGGGCGGCGGTGCAGTTCGCCCGGCGGCTGGTCCAGGCCTGA
- a CDS encoding Rossmann-like and DUF2520 domain-containing protein, with product MNTTPQPDPQDRPARLTVGVVGAGRVGPALAASLQLAGHRPVAVSAVSEASRRRAEQLLPDVPVVPPAEVLQRSELVLLTVPDDALPELVSGLADTGAVRPGQLLVHTSGRYGARVLDPALRAGALPLALHPAMTFTGTPVDVQRLAGCSFGVTAPEELRLAAEALVIEMGGEPEWISEENRPLYHASLALGANHLVTLVAQSLELLRTAGVGAPDRMLGPLLGAALDNALRSGDAALTGPVARGDAGTVAAHVTELRRHAPGAVAGYLAMARATADRALAHGLLKPELAEDLLGVLADEAAGADGTGSTGSTPGEDR from the coding sequence GTGAACACAACCCCACAGCCAGACCCCCAGGACCGCCCCGCGCGGCTCACCGTCGGCGTCGTCGGCGCCGGACGCGTGGGCCCCGCCCTCGCCGCGTCGCTCCAGCTCGCCGGGCACCGCCCGGTGGCGGTCTCCGCCGTCTCCGAAGCCTCCCGCAGGCGTGCCGAGCAGCTGCTCCCCGACGTGCCGGTGGTGCCGCCCGCCGAGGTCCTGCAGCGGTCCGAGCTGGTCCTGCTGACCGTCCCGGACGACGCCCTGCCGGAACTGGTCTCCGGACTCGCCGACACCGGCGCGGTACGGCCCGGCCAGCTGCTCGTGCACACCTCGGGCCGCTACGGCGCGAGGGTCCTCGACCCCGCCCTGCGGGCCGGAGCCCTGCCGCTCGCCCTGCACCCCGCCATGACGTTCACCGGCACCCCCGTCGACGTGCAGCGCCTCGCCGGATGCTCCTTCGGCGTCACCGCCCCCGAGGAGCTGCGGCTGGCCGCCGAGGCCCTCGTCATCGAGATGGGCGGCGAGCCGGAGTGGATCTCCGAGGAGAACCGCCCGCTCTACCACGCCTCCCTCGCACTGGGCGCCAACCACCTGGTCACCCTGGTCGCCCAGTCCCTGGAACTGCTGCGCACCGCCGGAGTCGGGGCACCCGACCGGATGCTCGGCCCGCTGCTCGGCGCCGCCCTGGACAACGCCCTGCGCTCCGGCGACGCGGCCCTCACAGGCCCGGTCGCCCGCGGCGACGCCGGCACGGTCGCCGCGCACGTCACCGAGCTGCGGCGGCACGCGCCGGGGGCCGTCGCCGGCTATCTCGCGATGGCCCGCGCGACCGCCGACCGCGCCCTCGCCCACGGCCTGCTGAAGCCGGAACTCGCCGAGGACCTGCTCGGCGTCCTCGCCGACGAGGCCGCCGGGGCCGACGGCACCGGAAGCACCGGATCCACGCCGGGGGAGGACCGATGA
- the panC gene encoding pantoate--beta-alanine ligase produces the protein MTATLLRTAAELHTRARKGRRAVVMTMGALHEGHATLIRTARKAAGPDGEVVVTVFVNPLQFGAGEDLDRYPRTLDADLDLAGRSGADVVFAPAVDEVYPGGEPQVRITAGPMGARLEGASRPGHFDGVLTVVAKLLHLTRPDLALYGQKDAQQLALIRRMVRDLNFGLEIVGVPTVREEDGLALSSRNRYLSPAERRTALALSQALFAGRDRHAAQQALRARASAVPTTRARAEALSAIGESRAAADAHAVATTAGGPAALLATARLVLDEAARLEPPLALDYLALVDPSDFTGIGDDFTGEAVLAVAARVGATRLIDNITLTFGSFGDAA, from the coding sequence ATGACCGCCACCCTGCTGCGCACCGCCGCCGAACTGCACACACGCGCGCGGAAGGGCCGCCGCGCCGTCGTGATGACCATGGGCGCGCTGCACGAGGGCCACGCGACGCTGATCCGCACCGCGCGGAAGGCGGCGGGCCCCGACGGCGAGGTCGTGGTCACCGTCTTCGTCAACCCGCTGCAGTTCGGCGCGGGCGAGGACCTGGACCGCTACCCGCGCACCCTGGACGCCGACCTCGACCTCGCCGGACGGTCGGGCGCCGACGTCGTGTTCGCCCCCGCCGTGGACGAGGTCTACCCGGGCGGCGAACCCCAGGTCCGCATCACCGCCGGCCCCATGGGCGCCCGCCTGGAGGGCGCGTCCCGCCCCGGCCACTTCGACGGCGTGCTCACCGTCGTCGCCAAACTGCTCCACCTCACCCGTCCCGACCTCGCCCTGTACGGCCAGAAGGACGCCCAGCAGCTCGCCCTGATCCGCCGCATGGTGCGGGACCTGAACTTCGGCCTGGAGATCGTCGGCGTGCCCACGGTCCGCGAGGAGGACGGGCTCGCCCTGTCCAGCCGCAACCGGTACCTCTCGCCCGCCGAGCGGCGCACCGCGCTCGCCCTCTCCCAGGCCCTGTTCGCCGGCCGCGACCGGCACGCGGCCCAGCAGGCGCTGCGCGCGCGGGCCAGCGCGGTGCCCACCACCCGTGCCCGTGCCGAGGCGCTCAGCGCGATCGGGGAGTCCCGCGCGGCGGCCGACGCGCACGCCGTCGCCACGACCGCCGGCGGACCGGCGGCCCTCCTGGCGACCGCCCGTCTGGTCCTCGACGAGGCCGCCCGCCTCGAACCGCCCCTCGCCCTGGACTACCTGGCCCTGGTCGACCCGTCCGACTTCACCGGGATCGGCGACGACTTCACCGGTGAGGCCGTCCTCGCCGTGGCCGCCCGGGTGGGCGCCACCCGCCTGATCGACAACATCACCCTGACCTTCGGATCCTTCGGAGACGCCGCGTGA
- a CDS encoding L-aspartate oxidase, with the protein MTSTGIRPPVARPRLHAPAPGWSIAADVVVVGSGVAGLTAALRCEAAGLTTVVVTKARLDDGSTRWAQGGIAAALGEGDTPEQHLDDTLVAGAGLCDEEAVRLLVTEGPDAVRRLIATGAHFDESTDGALELTREGGHHRRRIAHAGGDATGAEISRALVEAVRARGLRTIENALVLDLLTDAGGRTAGVTLHVMGEGQHDGVGAVHAPAVVLATGGMGQVFSATTNPSVSTGDGVALALRAGAEVSDLEFVQFHPTVLFLGPDAEGQQPLVSEAVRGEGAHLVDADGVRFMQGRHELAELAPRDIVAKGIMRRMRERDAEHMYLDARHFGAEMWENRFPTILAACRAHGIDPVTEPVPVAPAAHYASGGVRTDSHGRTTVPGLYACGEVACTGVHGANRLASNSLLEGLVYAERIAADIAGAGDALAARVPQPLPAAERPAYPLLPAEARLTIQRAMTRGAGVLRSEESLAGAADRLHRLHADARDALDEHGKTAEPGVDTWEATNLLCVARVLVAAARQREETRGCHWREDRPERDDTTWRRHIVVRLNPDRSLAVRTTDTTDFPPTLPQPQEQ; encoded by the coding sequence GTGACCAGCACAGGCATACGCCCGCCCGTCGCCCGCCCCCGGCTGCACGCGCCGGCGCCCGGGTGGTCCATCGCCGCGGACGTCGTGGTCGTCGGCTCCGGCGTCGCCGGCCTCACCGCCGCACTGCGCTGCGAGGCCGCGGGACTGACGACGGTCGTCGTCACCAAGGCCCGCCTCGACGACGGCTCCACCCGCTGGGCGCAGGGCGGCATCGCCGCGGCCCTCGGCGAGGGCGACACCCCCGAACAGCACCTGGACGACACCCTGGTCGCCGGCGCGGGCCTGTGCGACGAGGAAGCGGTCCGCCTCCTGGTCACCGAGGGCCCCGACGCCGTACGCCGCCTCATCGCGACCGGCGCGCACTTCGACGAGTCGACCGACGGCGCCCTCGAACTCACCCGCGAGGGCGGCCACCACCGCCGCCGCATCGCCCACGCGGGCGGCGACGCCACCGGCGCGGAGATCTCCCGCGCCCTGGTCGAGGCGGTCCGAGCCCGGGGACTGCGCACCATCGAGAACGCCCTCGTCCTGGACCTCCTCACGGACGCCGGGGGCCGCACCGCCGGCGTCACCCTGCACGTCATGGGCGAGGGCCAGCACGACGGCGTGGGAGCCGTCCACGCGCCCGCCGTGGTCCTGGCGACCGGCGGCATGGGCCAGGTCTTCTCGGCCACCACGAACCCCTCCGTCTCCACGGGCGACGGCGTGGCCCTCGCGCTGCGCGCGGGAGCCGAGGTGAGCGACCTCGAGTTCGTCCAGTTCCACCCCACCGTGCTCTTCCTCGGCCCGGACGCGGAGGGCCAGCAGCCCCTGGTGTCCGAGGCGGTACGCGGCGAGGGCGCCCATCTCGTGGACGCCGACGGCGTGCGCTTCATGCAGGGGCGGCACGAGCTCGCCGAACTGGCGCCCCGGGACATCGTCGCCAAGGGCATCATGCGCCGCATGCGGGAGCGGGACGCCGAGCACATGTACCTCGACGCCCGCCACTTCGGCGCCGAGATGTGGGAGAACCGGTTCCCCACGATCCTCGCCGCCTGCCGCGCCCACGGCATCGACCCGGTCACCGAGCCGGTCCCGGTCGCCCCGGCCGCCCACTACGCCTCCGGCGGCGTCCGCACCGACTCCCACGGGCGCACCACCGTCCCCGGCCTCTACGCGTGCGGCGAGGTCGCCTGCACCGGAGTGCACGGCGCCAACCGCCTGGCCTCCAACTCCCTCCTCGAAGGCCTGGTCTACGCCGAGCGCATCGCCGCCGACATCGCGGGCGCCGGGGACGCCCTCGCCGCCCGCGTGCCCCAGCCGCTCCCGGCCGCCGAGCGGCCCGCGTACCCGCTGCTCCCCGCCGAGGCCCGCCTCACCATCCAGCGGGCCATGACCCGGGGCGCCGGCGTCCTGCGCTCCGAGGAGTCCCTCGCCGGGGCGGCCGACCGGCTCCACCGGCTGCACGCCGACGCCCGCGACGCCCTCGACGAGCACGGCAAGACGGCCGAGCCCGGCGTCGACACCTGGGAGGCGACCAACCTCCTGTGCGTGGCCCGGGTCCTGGTCGCCGCCGCGCGGCAGCGGGAGGAGACCCGCGGCTGCCACTGGCGCGAGGACCGTCCCGAACGCGACGACACGACCTGGCGCCGCCACATCGTCGTACGGCTGAATCCCGACCGATCGCTGGCGGTGCGCACCACCGACACCACAGACTTCCCCCCGACCCTCCCTCAGCCCCAGGAGCAGTGA
- the nadC gene encoding carboxylating nicotinate-nucleotide diphosphorylase, with protein MTTPDLPLVSSGGCGDGCGCGADEETYLECGLDPALAQLLADAGLDPVEVEDIANVALQEDLAHGVDVTTVATIPEDAVATADFTAREAGTVAGLRIAEAVMSVVCTEEFEVERHAEDGDRVEAGQTLLSVTTRTRDILTAERSALNLLCRLSGIATATRAWADVLEGTGAKVRDTRKTTPGLRSLEKFAVRCGGGVNHRMSLSDAALVKDNHVVAAGGVAEAFTAVRERFPDLPIEVEVDTLHQLREVLDAGADLILLDNFTPAECAEAVALVDGRAALEASGRLTLANAKAYADTGVDYLAVGALTHSSPILDIGLDLRAAE; from the coding sequence GTGACCACCCCCGACCTTCCCCTCGTGTCCTCCGGCGGCTGTGGCGACGGCTGTGGCTGCGGCGCCGACGAGGAGACCTACCTGGAGTGCGGCCTCGACCCCGCGCTCGCACAGCTCCTGGCCGACGCGGGCCTCGACCCGGTCGAGGTCGAGGACATCGCCAACGTGGCGCTCCAGGAGGACCTGGCGCACGGCGTGGACGTGACCACGGTCGCGACCATCCCGGAGGACGCCGTCGCCACCGCCGACTTCACCGCGCGGGAGGCGGGCACCGTGGCGGGCCTCAGGATCGCCGAGGCCGTCATGTCGGTCGTCTGCACGGAGGAGTTCGAGGTCGAACGCCACGCGGAGGACGGCGACCGCGTCGAGGCCGGCCAGACCCTGCTCTCCGTCACGACCCGCACCCGCGACATCCTCACGGCGGAACGCAGCGCCCTGAACCTCCTGTGCCGCCTGTCCGGCATCGCGACCGCCACCCGCGCCTGGGCGGACGTCCTCGAGGGCACCGGAGCCAAGGTCCGCGACACCCGCAAGACCACGCCCGGCCTGCGCAGCCTGGAGAAGTTCGCCGTGCGCTGCGGCGGCGGCGTCAACCACCGCATGTCCCTCTCGGACGCGGCCCTGGTCAAGGACAACCACGTGGTGGCCGCGGGCGGCGTCGCCGAGGCCTTCACCGCGGTCCGCGAGCGCTTCCCGGACCTCCCCATCGAGGTCGAGGTCGACACCCTGCACCAGCTCCGCGAGGTCCTGGACGCCGGCGCCGACCTGATCCTGCTGGACAACTTCACCCCCGCCGAGTGCGCGGAAGCGGTGGCCCTCGTCGACGGCCGCGCCGCCCTCGAGGCGTCCGGCCGCCTCACCCTGGCCAACGCCAAGGCGTACGCGGACACGGGCGTCGACTACCTGGCCGTGGGAGCCCTGACCCACTCCTCCCCCATCCTGGACATCGGCCTCGACCTGCGAGCGGCGGAGTAG
- a CDS encoding type III pantothenate kinase has protein sequence MLLTIDVGNTHTVLGLFDGEDIVEHWRISTDARRTADELAVLLQGLMGMHPLLGEELGDGIDGIAICATVPSVLHELREVTRRYYGDVPAVLVEPGVKTGVPILTDNPKEVGADRIINAVAAVDLYGGPAIVVDFGTATTFDAVSARGEYIGGVIAPGIEISVEALGVRGAQLRKIEVARPRSVIGKNTVEAMQSGIIYGFAGQVDGVVNRMARELADDPEDVTVIATGGLAPMVLGESSVIDEHEPWLTLMGLRLVYERNASRL, from the coding sequence ATGCTGCTGACGATCGACGTAGGCAACACACACACCGTCCTGGGCCTCTTCGACGGCGAGGACATCGTCGAACACTGGCGCATCTCCACGGACGCGCGCCGCACGGCGGACGAGCTCGCGGTCCTCCTCCAGGGCCTGATGGGCATGCACCCGCTGCTGGGCGAGGAGCTCGGCGACGGCATCGACGGCATCGCCATCTGCGCGACGGTCCCGTCCGTGCTGCACGAACTCCGCGAGGTCACCCGCCGGTACTACGGCGACGTCCCCGCGGTGCTCGTCGAGCCGGGCGTCAAGACCGGGGTGCCGATCCTCACCGACAACCCCAAGGAGGTCGGCGCGGACCGCATCATCAACGCGGTGGCGGCGGTCGACCTCTACGGCGGCCCGGCCATCGTCGTGGACTTCGGCACGGCGACGACGTTCGACGCGGTGAGCGCCCGCGGGGAGTACATCGGCGGCGTCATCGCGCCCGGCATCGAGATCTCCGTCGAGGCGCTCGGCGTCCGCGGCGCGCAGCTGCGCAAGATCGAGGTGGCCCGGCCGCGGAGCGTGATCGGGAAGAACACGGTCGAGGCGATGCAGTCCGGCATCATCTACGGGTTCGCCGGTCAGGTCGACGGCGTGGTCAACCGGATGGCGCGGGAGCTCGCGGACGATCCCGAGGACGTGACGGTCATCGCCACGGGTGGGCTGGCGCCGATGGTGCTGGGGGAGAGCTCGGTCATCGACGAGCACGAGCCGTGGCTGACGCTGATGGGACTCCGCCTGGTGTACGAACGCAACGCGTCCCGCCTGTAG